In one Methylocaldum szegediense genomic region, the following are encoded:
- a CDS encoding methane monooxygenase/ammonia monooxygenase subunit C: MTTSKQTETLATPNEPPLFSWSRLAIVLAGYTSVYLAARWYEGAYAWSTGLDAFSPEFETYWMNLFYVEIVVETLVAAGLWGWLWRSRDRNLERYWAHFIKTETALSRAKDNTLPEMPWKTRDRGLVSLSPREELRRNLTHLIWLAAYGWAFYWGTSFFTEQDATWHQTVVRDTDFTPNHIIVFYMSYPVYIITGWGAFLYAKTRLPYFAKGLSVPYLFSVVGPFTLLPNVGYNEWGHTFWFMEEIFVAPLHYGFVIFAWFALSICGVLLQVFDSFLYLIEKDLSSEMDSQEPGYESHDRTTI; this comes from the coding sequence GTGACGACATCGAAACAAACCGAAACCTTGGCCACCCCGAACGAACCACCTTTGTTCAGTTGGAGTCGACTGGCCATCGTGTTGGCAGGCTATACGAGCGTATACCTAGCGGCTCGCTGGTACGAAGGCGCTTACGCGTGGTCGACTGGGCTGGACGCTTTCTCTCCGGAGTTTGAGACCTATTGGATGAATCTCTTCTACGTGGAAATCGTGGTGGAAACGCTCGTGGCCGCAGGTCTGTGGGGATGGCTGTGGCGTAGTCGCGATCGAAATCTGGAGCGATACTGGGCCCATTTCATCAAGACCGAAACGGCATTGTCCAGGGCGAAAGATAACACCCTACCGGAAATGCCCTGGAAGACCCGCGATCGCGGCCTAGTGTCCTTGTCCCCGCGCGAGGAACTGCGCCGCAACCTGACGCACCTCATCTGGCTGGCCGCCTACGGATGGGCATTCTATTGGGGAACAAGCTTCTTCACCGAACAAGATGCGACCTGGCACCAGACGGTGGTGCGCGATACCGACTTCACACCGAATCACATCATCGTGTTCTATATGAGCTATCCCGTGTACATCATCACGGGCTGGGGGGCTTTTTTATACGCCAAGACGCGCCTGCCTTATTTCGCCAAAGGGTTGTCCGTACCCTACCTCTTTTCCGTGGTCGGCCCGTTCACGCTGCTGCCCAACGTCGGTTACAACGAATGGGGCCACACCTTCTGGTTCATGGAGGAGATTTTCGTTGCGCCGCTGCATTACGGCTTCGTCATTTTCGCCTGGTTCGCGCTGTCGATCTGCGGTGTCCTACTACAGGTATTTGACAGCTTCTTGTATTTGATCGAGAAGGATCTGTCGTCTGAAATGGACTCCCAAGAACCGGGCTACGAAAGCCATGATCGCACGACGATCTGA
- a CDS encoding acyl-CoA dehydrogenase family protein, translating to MMLEPVRSPAAFLNLMLGPRPEATFLRDYASWWETEGRPISDAVDRAGTPWLRMFDEFGNRIDEMLYPPDYRRMLEHGYRAGAVWQAFEERSMLPAYELGYITAFHDPGLYCPYTVSLSTAAVLEKYGDSTLRERFLPLLLRQDDAVWQGATWMTEIGGGSDLGAAVATIAKPAGDRWRLTGDKYFASNVGAELAVVAARPEGAPSGVRGLALFLLPRRREDGSLNYFIRRLKDKIGTRSVPTGEVELRDSEGFLLGKAEWGIYLILEALNISRVANAIAGAALVQRALCDALRYAENRRAFGKPVVEHPLLRRQFERCWTDLQAAFALAWESVERLNEVWRETPPYSERYHLFRLMAHLAKYWTAELAVQTARWAMEVHGGIGTLAEQRVERWLREAMILLIWEGTSHRQILDGIEVMERKAAHRLLFDRLSPLTEPKERKAMLARVEALLARPQAEREALAEELFCDLAMFTAKALSRKHSNQTPDSR from the coding sequence ATGATGCTTGAACCCGTCCGTTCACCGGCAGCGTTCCTGAATCTGATGCTCGGTCCTCGTCCGGAGGCGACGTTCCTCCGGGATTATGCGTCCTGGTGGGAAACGGAAGGCCGGCCGATCTCGGATGCGGTCGACAGAGCAGGAACCCCGTGGCTGCGCATGTTCGATGAATTCGGCAACCGTATCGACGAGATGCTCTATCCGCCCGACTATCGGCGGATGCTCGAACATGGCTACCGGGCGGGTGCGGTTTGGCAGGCTTTCGAAGAACGATCGATGCTGCCGGCTTATGAACTGGGCTATATCACGGCTTTCCACGATCCGGGCCTGTATTGCCCTTATACGGTTTCGCTCTCGACAGCGGCAGTGCTCGAAAAATACGGTGATTCGACCTTGAGAGAACGCTTCTTGCCGCTGCTCCTGCGCCAGGATGATGCCGTCTGGCAGGGAGCGACCTGGATGACGGAGATTGGGGGCGGCTCGGATTTAGGTGCGGCGGTCGCGACCATCGCGAAACCCGCCGGAGACCGATGGCGGCTGACCGGCGACAAATATTTCGCGAGCAATGTCGGAGCCGAGCTCGCGGTCGTGGCGGCGCGGCCCGAGGGGGCACCATCCGGCGTTCGAGGGCTGGCGCTGTTCCTGCTGCCCCGCCGCCGCGAGGACGGGAGTCTCAATTATTTCATCCGGCGGCTCAAGGACAAGATCGGCACGCGTTCGGTTCCGACCGGCGAAGTGGAGCTGAGGGACAGCGAGGGTTTTCTGCTCGGCAAGGCTGAATGGGGCATTTACCTGATCCTGGAAGCGCTCAATATCTCCCGAGTGGCGAACGCCATTGCCGGCGCAGCCTTGGTCCAGCGTGCGCTGTGCGATGCCCTGCGCTATGCGGAAAACCGGCGCGCGTTCGGCAAGCCCGTCGTCGAACATCCGCTGCTGCGTCGGCAATTCGAACGGTGCTGGACGGACCTACAAGCGGCCTTCGCCCTCGCCTGGGAGTCAGTGGAACGCTTGAACGAGGTCTGGCGGGAAACGCCGCCTTATTCCGAACGCTACCATCTGTTTCGCCTCATGGCGCATCTCGCCAAATACTGGACGGCCGAATTGGCAGTCCAAACCGCCCGCTGGGCAATGGAGGTTCACGGCGGAATCGGCACCTTGGCCGAACAGCGGGTGGAACGCTGGCTTCGGGAAGCAATGATCCTGCTGATCTGGGAAGGCACCTCGCACCGCCAGATTCTGGACGGCATCGAGGTGATGGAACGTAAAGCCGCTCATCGACTGCTTTTCGACCGGCTCTCGCCGCTAACCGAGCCCAAGGAGCGGAAAGCGATGCTCGCCCGCGTCGAAGCGCTGCTGGCGCGGCCGCAAGCCGAGCGGGAAGCTTTGGCGGAAGAGCTGTTTTGCGATCTGGCCATGTTCACCGCCAAAGCGTTGTCGCGGAAACATTCGAACCAAACGCCCGACAGCCGTTAA
- a CDS encoding GNAT family N-acetyltransferase, giving the protein MKTGPAQAGPSVARFDPSSLGDMCRGSVTVLDTIEDIEHYREAIEELAEKTAHPNPFYEPWYFLPLLNVSQKNRRLCFLLVHGTDDDGSGTPDTLIGFFPFEQKRLHPLCPLSCLCPWRDTFSWTLRRTPLLRAGAVGNTLAVLGNWLVSRRYAPKILILDDLPDGSMIVDAVERWFAGDPRLCHALEIHESHLYRRQSDAETYLARVLSGKRRRHLRRLRRLLEELGPVRVADVDECEDIDRLIDEFIALESSQWKGKLGTSMASTPEGAAIAKSVLKEAYRRNRLSLLTLRVDDRLVAARSAFVAPPGCFGFKMAYDESPPYARCGPGFLLDLEGIHRLHDNANLLGAGIEWLDSCAAETAALPLSMRTEALRLHRYLVAVRGGVVEIVTRRYAQVVKVLPWRMRRLSAF; this is encoded by the coding sequence ATGAAGACGGGGCCGGCCCAAGCCGGTCCCAGCGTCGCCCGCTTCGACCCATCATCGCTCGGCGATATGTGCCGCGGTTCGGTCACCGTTCTCGACACCATCGAGGATATCGAACATTACCGCGAAGCCATCGAGGAACTGGCGGAGAAAACCGCTCATCCCAACCCGTTCTACGAGCCCTGGTATTTTTTGCCCTTGCTCAACGTCTCGCAAAAGAATCGGCGATTGTGTTTCCTATTGGTCCACGGGACCGATGACGACGGCTCGGGGACGCCCGATACTCTGATCGGTTTTTTCCCGTTCGAGCAGAAACGCCTTCATCCCCTGTGTCCGCTGAGTTGCCTGTGCCCGTGGCGGGATACGTTTTCTTGGACGCTGCGTCGCACGCCGCTGCTCCGCGCTGGAGCGGTCGGCAACACGCTCGCGGTGCTGGGCAACTGGCTGGTGAGTCGGCGGTATGCCCCGAAAATTCTTATCCTCGACGACCTTCCCGACGGCAGCATGATCGTCGACGCGGTCGAGCGTTGGTTCGCGGGGGACCCGCGGTTGTGCCATGCGCTTGAAATCCACGAATCTCACCTCTACCGCCGACAATCGGATGCCGAAACGTATTTGGCGCGCGTGCTGTCGGGCAAGCGCCGCCGGCATCTGAGGCGCCTGCGCCGCCTGCTCGAGGAGCTGGGACCGGTGCGGGTCGCCGATGTCGACGAATGCGAGGATATCGACCGGTTGATCGACGAATTCATCGCCCTGGAATCCAGCCAATGGAAAGGCAAGCTCGGCACCTCTATGGCGTCTACGCCAGAGGGCGCGGCGATCGCCAAGTCCGTTCTCAAAGAAGCGTATCGGCGCAATCGGCTTTCGCTACTCACCCTCCGGGTTGACGACAGACTGGTCGCGGCGCGCAGTGCCTTCGTCGCGCCGCCCGGCTGTTTCGGGTTCAAGATGGCGTACGACGAGAGTCCGCCCTATGCCCGCTGCGGTCCGGGTTTCTTGCTGGACCTCGAGGGGATTCATCGCCTGCACGACAATGCCAACCTACTGGGTGCCGGAATCGAGTGGTTGGACAGCTGCGCCGCCGAAACGGCGGCCCTGCCGCTCAGCATGAGGACGGAAGCGTTGAGGCTGCATCGTTATCTGGTCGCCGTGCGCGGCGGGGTCGTCGAAATCGTAACCCGCCGGTATGCACAGGTCGTCAAGGTGCTACCCTGGAGAATGCGCCGGCTGTCGGCGTTTTAG
- a CDS encoding cyclase family protein, which yields MRDTLRFPFIWTTLLAKRLTIPAFLLVLASCASPNGLWSSGRWVDLTHSFSDKTVYWPTSLPFHLEPVFVGTTEKGFHYEAYQFQAAEHGGTHLDAPSHFFERGLPVDWVPLERLTGPAVLVDVSSKATTNPDYQVSRDDFAAWEKDHGRIPEQAIVLLRTGYDRFWPDPLRYLGTAERGEAAVAKLRFPGLAPDAARWLAEQRRVKAVGLDTASIDYGRSTHFETHRILAEKGIPIFENLARLGELPATGAAVVALPMKIEGGSGAPLRIIAWIPKQGDER from the coding sequence ATGCGCGATACCCTTCGATTCCCATTCATCTGGACTACCCTCCTTGCGAAGCGCCTGACCATACCGGCGTTTCTGCTGGTCTTGGCGAGCTGTGCGTCACCGAACGGACTGTGGTCTTCCGGCCGCTGGGTGGACCTCACCCATTCGTTCTCTGATAAGACGGTGTACTGGCCGACGTCGCTACCCTTCCATCTGGAACCCGTGTTCGTCGGCACGACCGAGAAAGGCTTTCATTACGAAGCCTATCAGTTCCAGGCGGCGGAGCACGGCGGAACGCATCTGGACGCCCCGAGCCATTTTTTCGAACGCGGCCTCCCGGTTGACTGGGTTCCGCTCGAGCGGCTAACCGGTCCCGCCGTGCTCGTCGATGTCTCGTCCAAGGCCACCACAAATCCCGATTACCAAGTGAGCCGCGACGATTTCGCCGCCTGGGAAAAAGACCACGGACGGATACCCGAACAGGCGATCGTGTTGTTGCGTACGGGATACGATCGGTTTTGGCCGGACCCCCTTCGGTATCTGGGTACGGCCGAGCGAGGCGAGGCGGCGGTAGCGAAACTCCGTTTCCCGGGTCTCGCTCCCGACGCCGCGCGCTGGCTGGCGGAACAGCGCCGCGTCAAAGCGGTCGGATTGGATACCGCAAGCATCGATTACGGTCGGTCGACGCATTTTGAGACCCACCGGATACTCGCGGAGAAAGGCATTCCAATCTTCGAAAACCTTGCCCGGCTGGGCGAATTGCCGGCGACCGGAGCCGCGGTGGTAGCCTTGCCGATGAAGATCGAAGGTGGCAGCGGCGCGCCGCTCCGGATCATCGCATGGATACCCAAACAAGGAGACGAACGATGA
- a CDS encoding sensor histidine kinase, whose translation MADTIPDILRSVREAEQTMRMQAERLRIVQDQAPVGICEIDLEGHYLRVNDRFCEITGYTREELLTKRFQDITHPDDVVADVEALRRQAHVEFPYRVEKRYIHKNGHIVWIELNGYIVRDEQGQPLFGVGIVQDITERKQAEAALREADRRKDEFLAMLAHELRNPLAPIRNAVTIMQRLDGSDPKLHWAREVIARQVNHLTRLVDDLLDVSRIVQGKLTLQKTDVDVATLIEHAVEESRPFIELRRHTLTVSVPPEPVRVNGDNVRLTQVIANLLDNAAKYTPEGGRIWLRATRENGEAVISVRDSGEGIAQDLLPHLFDLFIQAESTLDRAKGGLGLGLTIVRNIVGMHGGRVEVSSQGPGKGSEFVVRLPTLI comes from the coding sequence ATGGCCGATACCATCCCAGATATCCTCCGTTCGGTCCGTGAAGCCGAACAAACCATGCGGATGCAAGCCGAGCGACTTCGCATCGTTCAAGACCAGGCCCCCGTCGGTATCTGTGAAATCGATCTGGAAGGCCATTACCTTCGTGTCAACGACCGCTTTTGTGAAATTACGGGGTATACGCGCGAAGAACTGCTCACCAAGCGTTTCCAAGACATCACGCATCCCGATGATGTCGTCGCCGATGTTGAAGCCCTTCGGCGCCAAGCTCACGTGGAATTCCCCTACAGGGTAGAAAAACGCTACATCCACAAGAACGGGCATATCGTGTGGATCGAGCTCAATGGTTATATCGTTCGCGACGAGCAGGGGCAGCCACTATTCGGGGTCGGTATCGTCCAGGACATTACCGAGCGTAAACAGGCGGAGGCGGCGCTACGAGAGGCCGACCGGCGCAAGGACGAATTCCTCGCCATGCTCGCCCACGAACTCCGCAATCCTTTGGCGCCCATCCGCAACGCCGTCACCATCATGCAGCGACTCGATGGCTCAGACCCCAAGCTGCACTGGGCGAGAGAAGTCATTGCACGACAGGTGAATCACCTGACGCGGCTGGTCGATGATTTGTTGGATGTATCGCGCATCGTGCAGGGAAAGCTGACGCTGCAAAAAACAGACGTGGATGTCGCCACCCTGATCGAGCACGCCGTTGAAGAAAGTCGACCCTTCATCGAACTTCGCCGTCATACGCTCACAGTTTCCGTACCGCCTGAACCGGTGAGGGTAAACGGGGACAACGTACGTCTGACGCAGGTCATTGCAAACCTGCTCGACAATGCCGCCAAGTACACGCCGGAAGGCGGTCGGATCTGGTTGCGCGCAACCCGTGAAAATGGAGAAGCGGTCATTTCCGTGAGGGATAGCGGCGAGGGAATCGCACAAGATTTGCTGCCTCATTTGTTCGACCTTTTCATTCAAGCCGAAAGCACCCTGGACCGCGCCAAGGGCGGCCTTGGATTAGGCTTGACCATTGTGCGAAACATCGTAGGCATGCACGGGGGGCGAGTGGAAGTGAGCAGTCAGGGCCCCGGCAAAGGCAGCGAATTCGTGGTGCGTTTGCCGACGTTGATTTGA
- a CDS encoding PAS domain S-box protein, translated as MNDITVNSELAAQYAAALRDYLAGVEGNPLLRAYRLGRKAIAENLSLSALAEIHEQVLTDFSADAASLGEGVDLELQAEEFFREALAPFERAPLGNDETIARLRLLNESLARTNRRLIEICREKDQAIAALRQSEETLRGSHLDLEKRLKTQTSALEATGATLRAEIAERKLTEIALRESEARFRTIFEKAGIGIALLDREGRIRECNFALQEMLGFSAKELHGKVIFDLSFPEDYQISVERFKGLIEGQYKHYSLDKRFIRKNGTTVWVRKIVSGIYGFRGELQFAVDMIEDITESKVAEESLRESEARFRQIADMTREWIWEQDANGCYTYSSEAVKDILGYDVEEIIGKPYYDLFFPEDRERCAALAPRLIAREQPFFRLVNRYRSKDGREVFTESTGIPLSDRRGSLLKWRGVDHDITERKRFEDALRLRDRAIEASSVGIIITDPHQPGNPIIYANPAFIQMTGRSRDEVIGWNPRFLQGPDTDPKAVEEIRKAIREERDCHLTLKNYRKDGTPFWNELIISPVRDEHGRVTHFIGTQTDVTALRRIEEERHEMEIAMQLQLSLLPEAPLHLPGALIAGYCLPAAHVGGDYFDYFNTEEGVDVVIADVSGHSVGAALIMAETRSILKLGTHWMTKGQARLRHGARKTLAALNDLLFEDLNRANFFISMFYLSYDASTRRIRYANAGHNRPLLVRKGTRNCMELDADGLILGVQKGVDFEEKTLALNEGDTVLLYTDGVTEARNDQGEFFGEARLCDLVVEHAQASPQELIQIIVDELGNFCRGRPFDDDISLVVLKVLH; from the coding sequence ATGAATGACATAACGGTCAACAGCGAGCTTGCAGCACAGTACGCTGCGGCATTGCGGGATTATTTGGCCGGCGTAGAGGGGAACCCTCTGCTGCGGGCCTACCGGCTGGGACGCAAGGCCATCGCGGAAAACCTCAGTCTTTCCGCTCTGGCTGAAATTCACGAGCAAGTGCTCACGGACTTTTCCGCTGATGCCGCGTCGCTGGGGGAAGGCGTGGATCTCGAGTTGCAGGCGGAGGAGTTTTTTCGGGAGGCGCTGGCGCCTTTCGAGAGAGCGCCACTCGGCAATGACGAGACTATCGCGCGACTCAGATTGCTCAACGAGAGTTTGGCACGGACCAATCGGCGCCTGATCGAAATCTGCCGCGAAAAGGATCAGGCCATCGCCGCCTTGAGACAAAGCGAGGAAACGCTGCGGGGAAGTCATTTAGACCTTGAAAAGCGGTTGAAAACACAAACTTCCGCCCTGGAAGCGACCGGGGCAACCCTGCGCGCCGAAATCGCCGAACGCAAGCTCACCGAAATCGCCTTGCGGGAAAGCGAAGCCCGCTTCCGGACGATCTTCGAAAAGGCCGGTATAGGCATCGCGCTCCTGGACAGGGAGGGGCGTATCCGGGAGTGCAATTTCGCCCTCCAGGAAATGCTGGGTTTTAGCGCCAAGGAACTGCACGGTAAGGTGATCTTCGACTTAAGCTTCCCGGAGGATTACCAGATCAGCGTTGAGCGGTTCAAGGGGCTGATCGAAGGGCAGTACAAACATTACAGCCTGGACAAACGCTTCATCCGCAAAAACGGGACAACGGTCTGGGTCCGCAAGATCGTTTCCGGGATCTACGGTTTCAGAGGCGAACTCCAGTTCGCCGTTGACATGATCGAGGACATCACCGAAAGCAAAGTCGCGGAAGAGTCTTTGCGAGAAAGCGAAGCCAGGTTCCGCCAGATCGCTGATATGACCCGCGAATGGATCTGGGAACAGGACGCCAACGGCTGCTATACCTACTCCAGCGAAGCGGTGAAAGACATACTCGGCTACGATGTCGAGGAAATCATCGGAAAGCCCTATTACGATCTCTTTTTCCCGGAAGACAGGGAACGCTGCGCGGCACTGGCGCCGAGACTGATCGCTCGCGAACAGCCTTTTTTTCGCCTGGTCAACCGCTATCGGAGCAAGGACGGCCGCGAAGTGTTCACCGAGTCCACCGGCATCCCGCTCTCCGATCGCCGGGGTAGCTTACTCAAGTGGCGTGGGGTGGATCACGACATCACCGAACGCAAACGCTTCGAAGATGCCCTGAGACTTCGGGATAGGGCGATCGAAGCATCCAGCGTGGGCATCATCATCACCGATCCTCATCAGCCAGGAAACCCCATCATCTATGCCAATCCCGCTTTCATCCAAATGACAGGCCGCAGCCGCGACGAAGTGATCGGCTGGAATCCTCGCTTTCTGCAAGGACCGGACACCGATCCGAAAGCGGTGGAGGAAATTCGGAAGGCGATTCGGGAAGAGCGCGATTGCCACTTGACGCTGAAGAATTACCGTAAGGACGGCACACCGTTTTGGAACGAGCTCATCATCTCTCCGGTGAGAGACGAACATGGGCGGGTAACGCATTTCATCGGCACCCAAACCGACGTCACTGCATTGCGGCGCATCGAGGAAGAACGCCACGAAATGGAGATCGCGATGCAGCTCCAGCTGTCCCTCTTGCCGGAGGCTCCGCTGCACCTACCCGGCGCTTTGATCGCGGGATATTGTCTGCCCGCCGCCCATGTCGGCGGTGATTATTTTGACTACTTCAATACCGAGGAAGGTGTCGACGTGGTGATCGCCGATGTGTCGGGACACTCGGTGGGCGCCGCGCTGATCATGGCCGAGACCCGAAGCATCCTAAAGCTGGGAACCCACTGGATGACCAAAGGCCAAGCACGGTTACGTCACGGCGCCAGAAAAACGCTGGCGGCTTTGAACGACCTTCTGTTCGAGGATTTGAACCGCGCCAACTTCTTCATCTCCATGTTTTATCTGAGCTATGATGCCAGTACCCGCCGTATCCGATACGCGAACGCGGGGCACAATCGGCCGCTGCTGGTGCGCAAAGGCACCCGGAATTGCATGGAATTGGACGCCGACGGGCTCATCCTGGGCGTTCAAAAGGGCGTGGATTTTGAAGAAAAAACGCTCGCCCTGAACGAGGGCGATACCGTGCTTCTCTATACCGACGGGGTTACCGAAGCCAGGAACGATCAAGGAGAATTTTTCGGCGAAGCCCGCCTCTGCGACCTGGTAGTCGAACACGCTCAAGCGTCCCCTCAAGAGCTCATCCAGATCATCGTCGACGAACTCGGAAACTTTTGCCGCGGTCGCCCCTTCGACGACGACATCTCCCTTGTGGTGCTGAAAGTGCTTCATTGA
- a CDS encoding saccharopine dehydrogenase C-terminal domain-containing protein has protein sequence MRHVFVLGAGTIGSLIAGLLSRSGDYAVYLADHDENALKRATEDVDRQNLTTFTLEAIQGSGLRHALSDYPCEAVISALPYYCNPLVAEYARETGLHYFDLTEDVAVTRYIQDLSQGAETAFVPQCGLAPGFVNIVANDLMGHFKELDTVKLRVGALPVHPSNALKYSLTWSTDGLINEYSNFCYGLEDGREVVLMPLEGYETIEIDGLLYEAFNTSGGLGTLADTYKGRVKTLNYKTLRYPGHCEKIHFLMRDLKLNQDRETLKRILENAIPKTAQDVVLIYVSVSGKQRGELYEENYVKKIYPQTIHGKLWSAIQVTTASAVCAIVDLVLSQPEHYRGFVKQESFRLEDFLENRFGKYYR, from the coding sequence ATGCGACACGTGTTCGTGCTCGGCGCCGGCACTATCGGCTCCTTGATCGCCGGTCTCCTTTCCCGCTCCGGCGACTATGCCGTCTATCTGGCCGATCACGACGAAAACGCCCTGAAGCGGGCTACCGAAGATGTCGACAGGCAAAACCTGACCACCTTCACCTTGGAGGCGATCCAAGGAAGCGGGTTACGCCATGCCTTGTCGGATTACCCATGCGAGGCAGTCATCTCCGCTTTGCCGTATTACTGCAATCCGCTCGTGGCCGAATACGCCCGTGAAACGGGTCTCCATTATTTCGATCTTACCGAAGACGTCGCCGTCACCCGCTACATCCAGGACCTCAGCCAGGGCGCGGAAACCGCTTTTGTCCCGCAATGCGGCCTCGCACCCGGCTTCGTCAACATCGTGGCGAACGACCTGATGGGACACTTCAAGGAACTCGACACCGTAAAGCTACGGGTCGGTGCGCTGCCGGTGCACCCCAGCAACGCTCTTAAATACTCGCTGACCTGGTCCACCGACGGCTTGATCAACGAATACAGCAATTTCTGCTATGGCCTCGAAGACGGGCGCGAAGTCGTCCTGATGCCGCTGGAAGGTTACGAAACCATCGAAATCGACGGGCTACTCTACGAGGCTTTCAACACCTCGGGCGGCCTCGGCACCTTAGCCGATACCTACAAAGGCCGGGTCAAGACGCTGAACTACAAGACCCTGCGCTATCCCGGCCACTGCGAGAAAATTCATTTCCTGATGCGCGACCTCAAGTTGAACCAAGACCGGGAAACCCTCAAGCGCATCCTCGAAAACGCGATCCCCAAGACCGCGCAGGACGTAGTGCTGATCTACGTCTCGGTCAGCGGCAAGCAACGCGGTGAGTTGTACGAAGAGAACTACGTGAAAAAAATTTATCCTCAGACGATCCATGGAAAGCTGTGGTCGGCCATACAGGTGACCACCGCATCCGCCGTCTGCGCGATCGTCGATCTGGTCTTGAGCCAACCTGAACACTACCGAGGCTTCGTGAAGCAGGAGAGCTTTCGGCTGGAAGACTTTTTGGAGAACCGGTTCGGGAAGTATTACCGGTAA
- the amaB gene encoding L-piperidine-6-carboxylate dehydrogenase, with amino-acid sequence MHTYEIVSRNRLFEILHLQDVNIGSYAAYEGWLEAPNAPRLKSYNPATGEVIAEVTLCSEAQYETVMEEAKRAFEEWRLVPAPKRGELVRRIGDVLREHKDALGSLIALEAGKIKAEADGEVQEMIDMADYAVGLSRMLYGITMPSERPGHRLYEQWHPLGPVGVITGFNFPVAVWSWNAFIAAVCGDTVVWKPSPKTPLCTVAVQRLCDRVTAEMGYPGIFSCFLPENPELLDHFVCDRRLPLISFTGSTAVGRQVAVKVAERLGRSLLELSGNNAVIVDETADLDLAVRAILFGAVGTAGQRCTSIRRLIVHESIYDELIDRLVKAYAQVRVGDPLDPSTLMGPLIDQTAVEAYRQAVEEARRQGGEVLYGGRVLERPGCFVEPTLIRAENHWDVVQRETFAPILYVMSYRHLEEAIAMQNDAAHGLSSALFTLNLRAAERFLSASGSDCGIANINAGTSGAEIGGAFGGEKDTGGGREAGSDAWKMYMRRQTNTINWGEGLPLAQGISFFEADPGQKR; translated from the coding sequence ATGCACACCTACGAAATCGTTTCCCGGAATCGACTGTTCGAGATTTTGCACCTTCAGGACGTCAATATCGGTAGCTACGCCGCCTATGAAGGCTGGCTGGAAGCTCCGAATGCTCCGCGTCTGAAATCGTACAACCCGGCCACGGGCGAGGTTATCGCCGAGGTCACGCTGTGTTCGGAAGCCCAGTATGAAACCGTGATGGAAGAAGCCAAGAGAGCTTTCGAGGAATGGCGCCTGGTTCCGGCGCCCAAGCGCGGCGAACTGGTGCGTCGAATCGGCGATGTGCTGCGCGAACACAAGGACGCATTGGGCAGCCTGATTGCCCTGGAAGCGGGCAAGATCAAGGCGGAAGCGGACGGCGAGGTGCAGGAGATGATCGACATGGCTGATTATGCCGTCGGGCTGTCGCGCATGCTATACGGCATCACCATGCCTTCCGAGCGCCCCGGGCACCGCCTGTACGAGCAATGGCATCCGCTCGGGCCGGTGGGCGTCATCACCGGTTTCAATTTCCCGGTGGCGGTGTGGTCTTGGAACGCCTTTATCGCGGCGGTGTGCGGCGATACCGTGGTGTGGAAGCCTTCCCCGAAGACCCCTCTTTGCACCGTGGCGGTTCAGCGCCTATGCGATCGAGTCACGGCGGAGATGGGGTATCCGGGTATTTTCTCCTGCTTCTTGCCGGAAAATCCGGAGCTGCTGGACCACTTCGTCTGCGATAGGCGGCTACCGCTGATCTCCTTCACCGGTTCCACGGCCGTGGGCCGCCAGGTCGCGGTGAAAGTCGCGGAACGGCTAGGGCGGAGTCTCCTAGAATTGTCCGGCAACAATGCCGTCATCGTCGACGAGACCGCCGACCTCGATCTCGCGGTCCGGGCCATTCTGTTTGGCGCCGTGGGCACGGCCGGCCAGCGTTGCACTAGCATTCGGCGGCTGATCGTCCACGAGAGCATCTATGACGAACTGATCGACCGTCTCGTCAAAGCTTACGCTCAGGTGCGGGTCGGTGATCCCCTGGACCCTTCGACCCTCATGGGCCCCCTCATCGACCAGACGGCGGTCGAGGCGTATCGCCAGGCCGTGGAAGAAGCCCGCCGTCAAGGCGGTGAAGTCCTTTACGGCGGACGGGTGCTTGAGCGGCCCGGCTGCTTCGTGGAACCCACGCTGATCCGGGCGGAAAACCACTGGGATGTTGTCCAGCGGGAAACCTTCGCGCCTATCTTGTACGTGATGAGCTACCGCCATTTAGAGGAGGCCATCGCCATGCAGAACGACGCGGCGCACGGTTTGTCCTCCGCACTGTTCACCCTGAATCTCCGAGCGGCCGAGCGATTCCTGTCGGCTTCGGGCAGCGACTGCGGCATCGCCAATATCAACGCGGGCACTTCGGGCGCGGAAATCGGTGGAGCATTCGGCGGCGAAAAAGATACCGGAGGCGGCCGCGAAGCGGGCTCCGATGCTTGGAAGATGTATATGCGGCGCCAGACCAACACCATCAATTGGGGTGAGGGCTTGCCGCTGGCCCAGGGTATCTCGTTTTTCGAAGCGGATCCTGGGCAAAAGCGGTAG